The Irregularibacter muris genome contains a region encoding:
- a CDS encoding acyl CoA:acetate/3-ketoacid CoA transferase: MSKVISAQQSAELIKDGATVAWTTAGLCNFAEEVASAIEARFLETGHPRGITLTHSCGCGDHKTRGMNHFGHEGLPKKIIAGHIGEAPRLGKLVAENKVECHLLPQGVITHQWRQMAGKKIGVITKVGLGTYVDPRLEGGKISEITKDDLVKVMEIEGEEYLYYKTWPIDVAVIRGTIADEKGNMTMEKEALFLEALPLATAAKNNGGIVIAQVEYLAKSGTLHPKKVKVPGVLVDYIVVAKPENHMQTKITGYNPALSGESKMPLGSREPLPLDERKVIARRAAMELRPEITLNLGLGMPDGVGAVTAEEGVTEMLTMTTELGNFGGMPAGGLDFPATYNSECTVDHPYMFDFYDGGGLDLCVLGLAQTDKRGNLNVSKFGSNVVGPGGFVNISSAAKKVVFVGTMTAGGAEYEVKDGTIKILKEGKVKKFVNQVNQITFSGPQAYKDGRSVLYVTERAVFTLEGGEMTLIEIAPGLDVEKDILSIMEFRPKISKDLKEMPKEIFEPQWNQLKKIMNN, encoded by the coding sequence ATGTCAAAAGTAATCTCAGCCCAGCAGTCGGCAGAGTTGATTAAAGATGGGGCAACAGTAGCTTGGACTACAGCAGGATTATGCAATTTCGCCGAAGAAGTAGCGTCGGCCATTGAAGCAAGATTTTTAGAAACTGGACATCCGCGGGGAATTACTCTTACCCATAGCTGTGGATGTGGAGATCATAAGACAAGGGGAATGAATCATTTTGGTCACGAGGGTCTTCCTAAAAAGATAATTGCTGGTCACATCGGAGAAGCGCCTAGATTAGGTAAATTAGTAGCTGAAAATAAAGTGGAATGTCATTTATTACCCCAAGGAGTGATCACCCACCAATGGAGACAAATGGCAGGCAAAAAAATTGGAGTGATCACAAAAGTTGGTTTAGGCACCTATGTAGATCCTCGGTTAGAGGGAGGCAAAATATCGGAGATAACCAAGGATGATTTGGTAAAAGTAATGGAGATTGAAGGAGAAGAGTATTTATATTACAAAACTTGGCCTATTGACGTAGCTGTCATTCGTGGAACAATAGCGGATGAAAAAGGAAACATGACTATGGAGAAAGAGGCGTTGTTTTTAGAAGCCCTTCCTTTGGCAACAGCTGCAAAAAATAATGGGGGAATAGTGATCGCTCAGGTAGAATATTTAGCCAAATCAGGTACCCTTCATCCGAAAAAAGTAAAGGTTCCTGGAGTATTGGTAGACTATATCGTTGTTGCTAAACCTGAAAATCATATGCAAACAAAAATAACCGGCTACAATCCTGCCCTCTCTGGAGAGAGTAAAATGCCTTTGGGAAGTAGAGAACCCCTACCTTTAGATGAGCGCAAGGTAATTGCCCGAAGAGCAGCAATGGAATTAAGACCGGAGATCACTCTTAACTTAGGTCTTGGTATGCCTGATGGTGTTGGGGCTGTAACCGCTGAAGAAGGTGTAACAGAGATGCTTACCATGACCACTGAGTTAGGAAACTTTGGGGGGATGCCAGCAGGCGGACTTGATTTTCCTGCTACTTATAATTCTGAATGTACTGTAGATCATCCCTATATGTTTGATTTTTATGATGGTGGTGGCTTGGATTTATGTGTTCTAGGTCTTGCCCAGACCGATAAACGAGGAAATCTTAATGTAAGTAAATTTGGTTCTAATGTAGTTGGTCCAGGTGGTTTTGTCAATATTTCTAGTGCTGCTAAAAAAGTAGTTTTTGTGGGAACCATGACTGCCGGTGGAGCAGAATATGAGGTGAAAGATGGAACCATTAAGATCTTAAAAGAGGGTAAAGTGAAAAAATTTGTCAATCAAGTTAATCAAATTACCTTTAGTGGGCCACAAGCTTACAAAGATGGAAGATCTGTACTCTATGTTACAGAGCGTGCTGTGTTCACACTGGAGGGAGGGGAAATGACACTTATTGAAATCGCTCCAGGTCTTGACGTGGAAAAAGATATTCTATCTATTATGGAATTTCGGCCCAAAATTTCTAAGGATTTAAAAGAAATGCCTAAGGAGATATTTGAGCCCCAATGGAATCAACTTAAAAAAATAATGAACAATTAA
- a CDS encoding (2Fe-2S)-binding protein, with translation MSNVIMDNQGIQHQLVTINVNGDEYTRVVKANTLLVNFLRDELDLTGTKKGCELGDCGSCTILLDGKPVNSCLILALDADGKKVTTIEGVSDTDQLSVVQEKFVEYGAIQCGYCAPGMIMSATALLAENPKPTAEEVRAGISGNLCRCTGYINIIKAIMAASGQEIPN, from the coding sequence GTGTCAAATGTTATTATGGATAACCAAGGAATTCAGCATCAGCTTGTTACCATTAACGTAAATGGAGATGAATATACAAGGGTAGTCAAAGCAAATACTCTGTTAGTTAATTTCTTACGGGATGAATTAGATCTTACCGGAACTAAAAAAGGTTGTGAGCTAGGAGATTGTGGATCCTGTACTATATTATTAGATGGGAAGCCCGTTAACTCCTGCTTAATATTAGCTCTTGATGCAGATGGTAAAAAGGTTACCACCATTGAAGGTGTATCAGACACGGATCAATTGTCTGTTGTACAAGAAAAATTTGTTGAATATGGTGCTATTCAGTGTGGATACTGTGCCCCAGGTATGATTATGTCCGCTACAGCATTGTTAGCAGAGAATCCAAAACCCACAGCAGAAGAAGTACGGGCAGGCATTTCCGGAAACCTTTGTCGTTGTACAGGATATATCAATATCATAAAGGCTATTATGGCTGCATCCGGTCAAGAAATACCAAATTAA
- a CDS encoding FAD binding domain-containing protein has protein sequence MYLQDFKYYSPDSVMEVCQLLSKFGDSAKAYCGGTDILPKMKNGLLEPEVLISLKNIADLKKIEYVEGKGVVIGGACTHNDLVFSKLLEKRYSAVSKAAETMAANQIRHMGTVAGNIASAVPSADIPPILITLNASLTLVGTQGERTLPLEEVFIGPGKTVLANDEIITEIIIPDQKYTGSGYYKFALRKSGALAVVGVAATINVEEDMIKDVKIALGAVSPTPVRAKEAEKFLIGKKISNELLEEAGSIASGECKPISDFRASAEYRTDLVRIYTKRVLEQITKKENS, from the coding sequence GTGTATCTACAGGATTTTAAGTATTATTCACCAGATAGTGTTATGGAAGTTTGCCAGCTTTTATCAAAGTTTGGCGATAGTGCAAAGGCATATTGTGGTGGAACGGATATTTTACCCAAAATGAAAAACGGATTATTGGAGCCAGAAGTTTTAATATCCCTTAAAAACATTGCTGATCTGAAAAAAATTGAATATGTAGAAGGTAAAGGGGTGGTAATAGGTGGCGCTTGTACTCACAATGATTTAGTTTTTTCTAAATTATTAGAGAAGAGGTATTCAGCGGTTTCAAAAGCTGCTGAAACCATGGCGGCAAACCAAATTCGCCATATGGGAACTGTCGCGGGAAATATTGCCAGTGCTGTTCCCTCCGCAGATATTCCACCAATTCTTATCACTCTAAATGCAAGTCTTACCCTTGTGGGAACACAAGGTGAGCGTACACTGCCACTAGAAGAAGTTTTTATAGGTCCTGGCAAAACGGTTTTGGCCAATGATGAAATCATAACAGAAATAATCATTCCTGACCAAAAATATACAGGAAGTGGATATTATAAATTTGCCCTTCGTAAATCGGGAGCTTTGGCCGTTGTAGGTGTCGCGGCAACCATTAATGTAGAGGAAGATATGATTAAAGACGTAAAAATAGCTCTGGGAGCAGTATCTCCTACACCTGTTCGTGCCAAAGAAGCTGAAAAATTTCTTATAGGGAAAAAGATCAGTAATGAGTTACTAGAGGAAGCAGGGAGTATAGCTAGTGGGGAATGTAAACCTATTTCTGACTTCAGGGCGTCAGCTGAGTATCGTACAGACTTAGTACGTATTTATACGAAGCGGGTATTAGAGCAAATTACCAAAAAGGAAAATAGTTAA